tgaaccctgaagGTTCCAGTaaaaacgcctgtgtgaaagtagccgtaaaTGGATGCACACACCTATTTGCAAGACACACCCAAGGGTCTTTATAGCAAAAAAACTGTGAATACAAGCAGATCATGTATGTGAATCTCAGCTGGATATCCTTCTTGGATGTGAAACTGTCATAGCACAAAAGAAAATGCAACTTTGTAACAATAAATCGATTTTTATTATACTTTTGGATTACAACAATGCTTCAATTCTCAAACCAACACAAGCTTCCACACCTCTCCAGAACACAATGTGCGtcatctgtgtgtgtatatatacatataaacatacatacatatatacacacattacataGGTTTTACACAGGCGCCTCCTCTATGCTCTGTACAATGGGCGTGAACTGTGTGCGCATATAAATACATTGATGGAGACAGAATCAGCAGGACAAAAGCAAACTCTTAATGCTTGTTAATTGGTTTACACCGCCATTGACTTGCGTTTTCGATgagtttcattattttttttgtctaaggCAATCcagaaataactgtaacagtCACAGGCCAGCGCCTAACTATGGTTACACAACACTGGCCAAGGCAAAAGCTGCCATTTCTGTGCATTGGATGCCCGTATTACCGCACAGAGTGAAAACTCTACACACTCTATTTACAGCCATTAGGCACGTTCTCACATGATGGAGCAGCTCTTGGCACGGTCCTTGCGTATTTCTGTCTCGTTTAATAGTTCAGTCCGTCCAGGCAGCTGTGAGACACGTTTCAGTCCCCTCTTGGAGTTGCTGCGCTTGAGGTTCTTGTGAACACGGTTAACAGAAGCCAAGGTGGTGACGTGAAAGACGTCTCTCACGCTGTTCTCTGACACCTTAGAAGAACATTCGACGTAGGCCACAGCTCCAATCTGACGGGCCTGAGTGCTACCCTGGAATAACAGAGAGAAAGATCAGTTTATGATATCACCCATTCGTTGAGCCGTAATACAGATGCATAACTTGCAGCAACCATCCCCCCCGTAAGGGAAAGAATGATCGCTACTACTACAGCATGAAAGATGTGATCACTTGATTAACaagcgtttgctcattcattggtcaATTATTGAGAACGAGTGTTCGTACAAACTTTCGTCCCTTATAATTGTCATGAtcgctattagagatgagcgagctTTTGGAAAACtccatttggctgcttcaccgaactttacaaaaaaattttgctttgtgactaattacttttgttgtaccccatcattgtacctctcagatgccacgttcatacatgatcgcggcatctgagaataaaagctgtgtaaaattaacaaaaaaagaaatgaaataataattaccacctccatttgctcgtgacaggCCGGCCAcatcatcttgcttgaagatcttgcgtGAAATCTCGAGTGGCCCGAGATGACGTTGTCACGTCGGccagtgtggtgatgtcatatgatttcagccaagatcttcaatcaagatggaggcggccggcccgtcgcggGCAAATTGaggaggcaagtatgattttgcttgttttttacactatttcaagttaaatcgatttgctaccaagAAGCAGGAGGAAATTCGGGTTCACGgctaatcaaatttatcctgaaattcggattaaatTCCACTTCATTCATCTCTAATTGCCATCTTGTATAAAAGAGATCCACAACACAGGGTTTCTATCTTTGGTGTTCTTTGAATCCCTGTGTCATGTACTGTCGTCTCAGGCCCACCACTAGGCCTGAAACAGTTTATCAGTTTTGTCTGGAGTGTTACTTTAGACATTCTGTTAAACTTGTCATGGTATACGTCAAAAAAAGGCTGAAGCAactttagatttttatttttatccatatGGACATCCTTTTAGGTGAACTGGGCATCTTGTAGTTAGGCAGACCAGATCATTGGACAGTTTACAGCAGCAGAAGATAAGTGTGTTGACCTTGCGTGAGACAGTGACCTCTTTATTTATGGGATTACTATGCTGAAGACAGGACAAAATAGAGGTCACAGAATAGGAAACTACCGCTCACCATCAACAATCTGCCCCAATAAAGTTCATTTTTATGATTTGTGTTTTAATGTGGTCAAATAGTCAAGCAGGGACCCTTTCTCAATTATAAgaaaattaaaagggttgttcaaTATTTTCTACTATTTTATGGCAACTATTAAAAGCTAGagataatataattttattctaTACTGTAATGAAATAACATTTTACAGGGAAGAACAGTATGATATATAATTAAGCCATTTTTCACTGAAAATTCGCTTCAAGGGGAATCTCACTTTATATATTATTACAATGAAACATATTGATTTGAGGATATACTGTGTTGGGCATGTAGAGATGaggacatacagtcctgatcaaaagtttaagaccacttgaaaaatggcaaaaaatcatatttagcatggctggatcttaacaaggttccaagtagagctttaacatgcaacaagaagaaatgggagcattcaattttatgaaaacaacaaataaactgaaacaggcagtttttcagctgatcaaaagtttaggaccacatctcCAAAAAACctttaaacccccccaaaacagaaatccaacttccaaacatgaactcagtaatgagtagctccgccgttattgtttatcactttaaaaatttgtttcggcatgcttgatgcaagcgtttccatgaggtgagtgggaacatttctccaagtggtgaagacggccgcacgaaggccatatactgtctggaactgttgtccatttttgtaaacttcccttgccacccatctccaaaggttctcaattggatttagatcaggggaacacgcaggatgggcgaaaagagtgatgttattctcctggaagaagtcccatgtcctgcgggcattgtgtactgcagGGTTGTccggttgaaaaacccagtcgttaccacacagatgagggccctcagtcatgaggaatgctctctgcaacatctggacatagccagcggccgtttgacacccctgcacttcctgaagctacattgttccactgaagaaaaaagcaccccagaccattatggcgccccctccactgtggcgcgtggaaaacatctcaggtgggatctgcttgtcatgccagtaacattggaaaccatcaggaccatcaaggttaaattttttctcatcagagaataaaactttcttccaccttgcaaagtccaaactagcagttctgtggcgttcaaggagacgaggtctttgaagacgttttttgcttttgaagccctttagtctcagataccgtctgatggttatggggctgcagtcagcaccagtaagggccttaatttgggtagaggatcatccagtgttttgacggacagccaattggatcctccggctcagtgctgatgacattttttttggtcttccacttgacttttttgttccataaccctcaggatcatttaagaaattccaaatgactgtcttactgcgtcccacctcagcagcgatggcgcgccgtgagagaccctgcttatgcagttcaacaacccgaccacgttcaaaaagggagagtttttttgcctttgccatcacaacatgtgactacctgacagaaaatgacaatgaatccacatctttgcacagatttggccttttaaaggcatgtggttctaaaattttgatcagctgaaaaacagcctgtttcagtttaatcgttattttcaattaattgaatgctcaaaaaatgttttgtctcactcccatttcttcttgttgcatgttgaagctctacttggaaccttgttaagatccaacaatgtaaaatatgatttttttgccatttttcaagtggtcttaaacttttgatcaggactgtatctataATTTGCACACTGTTGTTATTCTACAGTTCcattttcatttaaaggggttgtccaggttcagagctgaacccggacatacctccatttacaccccggcagcccccctaacATGagccattggagcagttcatgctccgatgctctcctttgccctgtgctgaatcgcgcagggcaaaagcattttttggagatctggtgatgtaccggggctctctgtggggctgccaggaaccccggtgacgtcaccggcactgatgggcgggatttagcaccgccctagccagtaaaacggctagggcagcactaaagcccgcctatcagagccggtgacgtcgccgaacacactgccgggcggaaatttCCGCCCATCAGTgttttatgataaacaaaagagcccgtgccctgtgcgatttagcgcagggcaagggagagcatcggagcatgacatgctccgatgctagccgcaggggggctgcctgggtgacaataagggtatgtccgggttcagctctgaacccgaacaacccctttaagtagtttcGGCACCTAGATTTATTCCAGTTCTGATACTCTGGAGTAGTTCCAGAGCGCAGCAACCcattgaaacagctgatcggtaaggGTGATAGGAGTCAGAAACCCATCAATATGACCCATCaatgggtcatcagtattacaGTACTAGTAAATGCCCTTAATTTGTGAAGATATACAGAATATACAGTCACATGGACCCACACTTCTAATACTAATGTCACCTGAAGGACTATTGGGCCTTCTCAGGCATCAGGGCCCGAATGTGTCTACTATGGGCCCTATTACAGCACACGATTTTCAGGCCAATAATCGGGTACAAGCTTTTATTGGCATGCTCATTTCCAATAATTGGCCCGTATAATCAAGCAGCCAATGTACgagcaaacgctcattcatcagcTGATGGGCACCTTTCATCAGGATGAATGATGCACAATTATAGGTGGTAGATGTCCCTGAGTAATAACGGGTGTGCTGCCGATAACAGACAGAGCTGAATAAGGTGGGAACGACTGTTTGCATTAGCCGGTGCAAACAAGCACCAATGGAGGTGTTATCATCCATTGGCGCTCGCACTGCCCAAACATTGAGCAGTGTAATAAGACCCTACCTCTGCATCCCATACAGCTGTGCCCCTGGAATAATCTGAGACAGACTGGTTTCTAGGGAAGCCTTGACTGACACATCTAAGTAAGAAGCAGTCGCAACCATACTTTCTCAAAAGGCTTTTCATCTCTACCGTACAGAACAGGAAAACCAGTCACGTTATGCCATTGCCTATATCAACCTGCACTATGTATCACATTTTTCTAAAAGTAACAAATATAGAAACTTAGAAACATAGAGccaaatctgaatttcagggaaaatttgttttgccgcaaagctgaatttccttgtgcttcgtggtaactaatcgattttccctgactggcaataaaacaaaaaaaatcatacttacctcatccgtttgagcgcgAAGAGCCGGCCGCACCCATCTTAACTGAAGATCCCACGTGAAATCCCGTGCACAGTGACATATAACGTCACCACGCCAGCTGACCTGATGAAGTCATCACAGGCCACGTGAGATTTTGCGCTAGATCTTCGATCAAGATGGCAGcgattttctttctttattttttaaattttacactgATCAGCTATGAGTGCGGCATCCGAGGGGTACAATGATTGGGAGCGGCGCaatctgtcattgcacccactacttacaaagaaatgcgctttgtgacaatttaatttgtcacaaagcgaatttttgggcaaaattcggcaaagcagccgaatcgaatttttcaatacttcgctcatcactaataataatctttatttatatagtacaAACATATTGTGCAGCACATTACAAATCAAATAGTTGTAAAATGTATCCAGTAAATGCAACAAATGAACAAATAAGCCACTGCTGCCATGTTCCGACTACAGAGGTCCTGTATCCACTAAGGATACGGGGTAATTTACTGTCATTTGAAAGCAGAAATGTGACTGGACGTGGCGCCATTAGTACCGCCATTAGAAGGCGATTTTTATGTTAATACAGATTCTTGTGTCATAACGGGACATCTCACTGAAACTAAATTTAGTAATGGCCACAGTCCAGCTTCTATTAACATCTACGACTACTCATGCAACTTCTAAAGTTTTGACACCGCCTGTAAGCCAGATCCTCCGTAAATTCATTTTCCCCTCCGTATACATAAATAACATTTTCTCTTTGTCATTTTTGTTTAGTCTGCTGTGAACTGGCTGAAGAAAACACGGTTTCAGTCCCCAATTTACTTATGGGAATGTAAACATCTTCCCTTCGGGGCTGGAAAGGATGTGGATTAGGACATGGAAGGAATGAAGTGTGGGAACTGTATAAACACAGGCCGAGACATGCCATTTTAGGAACACAGGCAGTTTCTCATCATACACCAGGAGTCCCATCTCAAATCGtagtattttttttggcacacatATAATGCACATATTTGTACTTTCATACTGGTCTAATATTATATGGCACCACAAATATACATATTAACAGACTCACATTTACCGATGCATCTATTACTGTATATGCACAGGAGAATCTCAGGTGTCCTATTAGCATTGCCCATGTACATGTCGATGATCGGGGGTGCCCCACTGGTTGGTCCCCTACCACCACTGGTTGGTCCTCTACCAAGCCAACGTCTATGTCTAAGGATgtgcattaatgtttttttcccAGAAAACCAAAAGGCCaaaccatttttatttatattttacttttattCTGAGATATGATGGCTTGCAATTACTGGCCCAGAGGCTGAGAGAGATTCTGATGGTAACATTTCTTGTTCTAATTTCATTAAAGGAAGTCTGTTACGTCCAAAATTGGTTTCAAAGTAAGGGTACCACCACGTACAGTAGATCCACGAATCATAACCATATCTGTCTTAAATGTTTTATGCTAAAAATCTTTTTGGTGCACCGTGGGCCACTCCATTTGGTGCACCATCGCTCCACCAGTAACATAACAGGTGAGCTACTATGAGGTTTGTGCATGGTATACATAAATGTCCTTACCTGTTCATGTGTGACTGGGATAAGTCTCTGTTTGGACAGTTCCCGTAAAGTGTTCAGATCTGTCCTCATGTCAAGCTTACAGCCTACGAGAATGACCTTGGCACTTGGGCAGAACTCCTGagtttcaccttgccactgtggagaaaaaaaaagataattagCTCACAAAATACTCTGGATACTCAGTAATTCGTGTTATCAGCTGCCGCATCGATGACCTTTCTTCTCCAACTAAACGAGAGACTCTAATATgttcataaaaaaagaaaattgcaaaaaaaaaaatataacaacctCAGCTCCTCAACTCCCAGGAGTTTATTATTGCTATATATTTCTGAACGTGGAGGATGTCTACTTGTTacacagcattaaaggggttatccgagactaaaaaatgtcccccatatgcacagacccctcacactgaatctacttacctggctccctgcgccactcctggtccccacaccacTGCTCCTGCTTCTCTCCATGCATGGATGATAACATCTGACGGGGACAAGTCTCCatagtgtcacccgcgatgctagaggctcgtccccgtcaccgcctgacattggctgctcctcccaccggatgttttcattcgCACACGGGGAAAAGCAGCAATGGCGgttcggggaccaggagcggtgtgaggggcccgggcatatgggggacattttttagtctccgataacccctttaatactacaTATGGATTCCTGTTAATGCTGTAGGAACCTTTTAGACTTTACATAAAGTGGCTCATGGCTAGTATACAatggcaatgatcatccataaaGATGAAGTATCTAATACAACATTTAGTTAATGATGACTAGTGGTTTAGTGCCTAATATCAAATCTTGTCCCTGATGGGAAATGGTCCTACAAGCTGCCAATGTTTGAACAGTACAATACTCACTAAGGAACATGAATATAATATATTGAACATTGCCTTCTGATCAGTATACAATACAATTTCCTGGTGGCCAAATCTTCAGTACAAGTCTAGTCCCTAATGGCCAGTTTATAGTACTCCATGATGTCAACATAGAGCTCAATACCCAAAGGCGTCATGTAAAGTAGAGCACTCAATCATCCCTAGCAGTATTGTGACATCTGAAAAAGTTCTGAAAGGCAGATGCTTCATAATAATTGCCTTATTTGCTTCTATACTCTTCTTGGCCATAAATAGAAGTACTTACTCACCATAATATAATGGACACGTGTGGTATATGTCTAATTAGCAGAAAACTTTTAGGCAACTTTGTCAACACTGAAATAGTTCTGGCTGGGTATATAcattttgcaattttctaaacatGAGGACCTCCATTTGCCCTACACAAAATTATATTGCGTAAAGTACATAATTAATAAGCAGCAAATGACAAGTGTTGCAGGCTGATCCCAAGCAAGGTCACTTAAGAGTGACATCAAGCGAGGAGCCTCACATCGCTCAGTCTCTACCTCTAAGACTGGTGTAGGTCGGTGCTGTATGCTCTCTGAACAGAGGATTAATAAATGATAAGCTCAGCTCTTGAGCCCCTCGAGTTCATTTTCTTGTTTAATGGAACACATTCATTCCCCAAGCTGAATGCTAAGTAGCCAAATTTTTCTTGTAGAGAACAGTTGGCTGCAAATAGACCCCAGTTTCACATAACAAACGAGGCAGCGGATTCAGCAGAAACCTCCCGGCGAGGGCAGGAAGAAGTGCTACGCGCTGACAGCAGGAAGACGtcgcctgccttgtaaagactgcTAAAAACAAGTTTGTCCAGTATAACAAATGAGAGGAACGACTGGCTAAATGAGTACAAGTGTCATTACAATAAAGGAAGCTGGCATCAATGGAATCCACTATTATAAGTAAATCTGCAAAGATGTGTCTTACAGCTACACAGGAGACTACGGTTTGATACTGGTCACTTACATATCTGTATCTGCTAAGAATGATAATCTCCATAATGACAtacatcatctgcatatagaaCGGTTAACTAGGGACTACACTGGAAATAATATGTATGGAGAAGAATAGGAAACGTGGTCAATATAACGTGTTCAGTATAtatgcttaaggctactttcacacttgcggtagccttttccggaaggctgttccgggggggaacagcctgccagatccgtgctacCGCGAGTCCACCGTGCCACCAGAGATCCTCTCCGGCCCCACTCACAATAATGGGGGAGGGCCGCAGTATCGCGAAAAAGCCGAGAGGCGGACGGACAAAAACCGCAGCGCGCTGTAGTT
This window of the Bufo bufo chromosome 6, aBufBuf1.1, whole genome shotgun sequence genome carries:
- the RND2 gene encoding rho-related GTP-binding protein RhoN, which produces MCGLYRGALFHWAGGLSMREERAEDTEYRMEKQMSRCKIVVVGDTQCGKTALLHVFAKDCYPENYVPTVFENYTASFEIDKQRIELNMWDTSGSAYYDNVRPLAYPESDAVLICFDISRPETLDSVLKKWQGETQEFCPSAKVILVGCKLDMRTDLNTLRELSKQRLIPVTHEQGSTQARQIGAVAYVECSSKVSENSVRDVFHVTTLASVNRVHKNLKRSNSKRGLKRVSQLPGRTELLNETEIRKDRAKSCSIM